A region from the Anomaloglossus baeobatrachus isolate aAnoBae1 chromosome 11, aAnoBae1.hap1, whole genome shotgun sequence genome encodes:
- the LOC142257267 gene encoding indolethylamine N-methyltransferase-like — MDRGDHKLYHVHGLDSRSHLDSYMSSKDMTFADDIFIFPLKKLHFAFNEGHITGDTLIDCSYGSFIFHLYSASNFFKEMIILRASDSCIMEINKWVDTRTGAFDWSHTLEMLAGITGNSDWDIHPDTNLKATMQPVLRCDLNQENLTDPEILPLADCVITVSFLDTTSKDGDDYKRNLKKIVKLMKPGGHLMLIGSLNTSFFMMGEEKFHMFNYDEKFVREALTDEGLIINHCEIHERKVKVKSHLSDYEALIFISAHKDE; from the exons ATGGATCGCGGAGACCACAAGCTCTACCATGTTCATGGCTTAGATTCCAGGAGTCATCTTGACAGCTATATGTCTAGCAAGGATATGACATTTGCAGATGATATTTTTATATTTCCTCTGAAAAAACTTCACTTTGCTTTTAATGAAG GTCACATTACAGGGGACACATTGATTGATTGCAGCTATGGATCCTTCATTTTCCATCTTTATTCTGCCTCCAACTTTTTCAAAGAGATGATAATACTGCGAGCCTCTGACAGTTGCATCATGGAGATTAATAAATGGGTGGACACACGTACGGGAGCGTTCGACTGGTCCCACACATTAGAAATGCTGGCCGGTATCACAGGGAACAG TGATTGGGATATTCACCCAGACACAAATTTGAAGGCTACAATGCAGCCTGTCCTGAGATGTGACCTTAACCAAGAAAATCTTACAGATCCAGAGATTTTACCCCTAGCGGACTGTGTGATCACCGTATCCTTCCTAGACACCACCAGTAAAGATGGAGATGACTACAAGAGAAATCTGAAGAAGATCGTGAAGCTGATGAAGCCTGGAGGACATCTGATGTTAATTGGGAGTCTAAACACATCATTTTTTATGATGGGGGAAGAGAAATTCCATATGTTCAACTATGATGAGAAGTTTGTGAGAGAAGCTCTTACTGATGAAGGTCTCATTATTAATCATTGTGAGATCCATGAGAGGAAGGTGAAGGTGAAGAGTCATCTTTCTGACTATGAGGCGCTCATATTCATATCTGCTCACAAAGATGAGTAG